The Daucus carota subsp. sativus chromosome 9, DH1 v3.0, whole genome shotgun sequence genome window below encodes:
- the LOC108202723 gene encoding elongation factor Tu, mitochondrial codes for MASLLIRRSSRCFISDYCGNAAALTALCRSMATFARTKPHVNVGTIGHVDHGKTTLTAAITKVLAEEGKAKAIAFDEIDKAPEEKKRGITIATAHVEYETERRHYAHVDCPGHADYVKNMITGAAQMDGGILVVSAPDGPMPQTKEHILLARQVGVPSLVCFLNKVDAVDDPELLELVELELRDLLSFYKFPGDEIPIVRGSALSALQGTNEDLGKKAILKLMEAVDKYITDPVRQLDKPFLMPVEDVFSIQGRGTVVTGRIEQGTIKIGEEVEILGLRQGAPVKTTVTGVEMFKKILDSGQAGDNVGLLLRGLKRDDVQRGQVVSKPNTLKTSKRFEAEIYVLTKDEGGRHTSFFSNYRPQFYLRTADVTGKVELPENVKMVMPGDNVTATFELISPVPLETGQRFALREGGRTVGAGVVSKVLQ; via the exons ATGGCATCACTTTTGATAAGACGATCGTCTCGCTGTTTCATCTCTGACTACTGTGGAAATGCGGCGGCGCTCACCGCGTTGTGCCGATCTATGGCCACCTTTGCACGGAC GAAGCCTCATGTCAATGTGGGTACTATTGGCCATGTTGATCATGGAAAAACCACACTTACTGCTGCAATAACAAAG GTGCTTGCTGAAGAAGGGAAAGCTAAGGCTATTgcatttgatgaaattgataaaGCTCCGGAAGAGAAGAAGAGGGGAATAACTATTGCTACA GCCCATGTGGAGTACGAAACAGAGAGGAGACATTATGCCCATGTCGATTGCCCAGGGCACGCAGATTATGTGAAA AACATGATAACTGGAGCGGCACAAATGGATGGAGGTATCCTCGTGGTATCAGCTCCAGATGGGCCAATGCCTCAGACAAAGGAACATATATTACTTGCCCGTCAG GTTGGTGTGCCTTCATTGGTGTGCTTTCTCAACAAGGTTGATGCTGTTGATGATCCAGAGCTGCTTGAGCTTGTTGAGCTGGAACTCCGTG ACCTGCTGAGCTTCTACAAATTTCCTGGGGATGAAATTCCAATTGTACGTGGTTCAGCTTTGTCTGCTTTACAAGGAACAAATGAAGACCTTGGGAAAAAGGCAATCCTAAAATTAATGGAAGCGGTGGACAAGTATATAACTGATCCTGTTCGGCAACTTGACAAGCCTTTCCTAATGCCAGTTGAAGATGTATTTTCAATTCAG ggGCGTGGAACTGTTGTCACTGGGCGTATTGAGCAGGGAACAATCAAAATTGGAGAGGAGGTTGAGATTTTGGGATTGAGACAG GGTGCGCCAGTTAAGACTACAGTGACTGGTGTTGAGATGTTTAAGAAAATCTTGGACAGTGGACAG GCTGGTGACAATGTAGGACTTCTTCTGCGAGGTTTAAAACGTGATGATGTACAGCGTGGACAG GTGGTTTCAAAGCCTAACACCTTAAAAACATCTAAACGGTTTGAAGCAGAAATTTATGTTCTTACAAAAGACGAAGGTGGCCGCCATACCTCATTCTTCTCAAATTACAGGCCTCAGTTTTACTTGAGAACCGCAGATGTTACTGGAAAAGTAGAATTGCCTGAAAATGTCAAGATGGTGATGCCTGGTGATAATGTGACTGCAACTTTTGAGTTGATATCACCAGTCCCCCTTGAAACAG GACAAAGATTTGCTTTAAGAGAAGGCGGTAGAACTGTTGGTGCAGGAGTCGTTTCAAAAGTACTACAATAG
- the LOC108202743 gene encoding mitogen-activated protein kinase 15 isoform X1: protein MQPGQSKKGSADVDFFTEYGEGNRYKIEEVIGKGSYGVVCSAYDTHLGEKVAIKKINDIFEHVSDATRILREIKLLRLLRHPDIVEIKHILLPPSRREFRDIYVVFELMESDLHQVIKANDDLTPEHYQFFLYQLLRGLKYIHTANVFHRDLKPKNILANADCKLKICDFGLARVAFNDTPTAIFWTDYVATRWYRAPELCGSFFSKYTPAIDIWSIGCIFAELLTGKPLFPGKNVVHQLDIMTDFLGTPSPEAIARIRNEKARRYLSSMRRKRPVPFSQKFPNADPLALRLLERMLAFEPKDRPSAEEALSDPYFKNLAKVEREPAAQPVTKMEFEFERRRITKEDVRELIYREILEYHPKMLKEFLEGSEPTGFMYPSAVDQFKKQFAYLEEHYGKGGTVAPPERQHASLPRQRMLYSNDTAHGVAEVTNDLTKCCIKDGERSHTDKTSGIPVTRPPIQVPQNIQAGAAARPGKVVGSVLRYNNCGAAAAATESLEHRRSVRSPAVPAQYAVPSSSYPRRNPGCKNEKVEDTIEGSNGLQPKPAFTATRKVAAAQGVPGNQWY from the exons ATGCAGCCTGGTCAGAGTAAAAAG GGATCTGCAGATGTAGATTTTTTCACAGAATATGGAGAGGGGAACAGGTACAAGATAGAAGAAGTAATTGGTAAAGGGAGCTATGGTGTTGTTTGCTCTGCATATGATACCCATCTTGGGGAGAAAGTCgccatcaaaaaaattaatgatatattCGAACATGTTTCCGATGCCACTCGCATTCTTCGTGAGATTAAGCTACTTAGACTCCTACGGCATCCGGACATAGTCGAAATAAAACACATCTTATTGCCTCCTTCTAGAAGGGAATTTAGAGACATTTATGTAGTTTTTGAACTAATGGAATCCGATTTACATCAAGTAATTAAAGCAAATGATGATCTGACTCCGGAGCATTATCAGTTCTTCCTTTATCAGCTGCTTCGAGGCCTGAAGTACATACATACAG CAAATGTGTTTCATCGGGATCTGAAGCCTAAAAACATCTTGGCAAATGCTGATTGCAAATTAAAGATCTGTGACTTTGGACTTGCACGAGTAGCTTTCAATGATACCCCTACTGCCATATTTTGGACA GATTATGTTGCAACAAGATGGTACAGAGCTCCTGAATTGTGTGGATCCTTCTTCTCTAAG TATACACCCGCAATAGACATTTGGAGCATTGGCTGCATCTTTGCCGAACTTTTGACTGGAAAACCCCTCTTTCCAGGGAAAAATGTTGTCCATCAGTTGGACATCATGACTGATTTTCTTGGGACTCCTTCTCCTGAAGCCATAGCTAGG ATAAGAAACGAGAAAGCAAGGAGATATTTGAGCAGCATGAGGAGGAAGAGGCCTGTTCCTTTTTCCCAAAAGTTCCCTAATGCGGATCCCCTGGCACTTCGTTTGTTAGAAAGGATGCTTGCTTTTGAACCCAAAGATAGACCTTCAGCTGAAGAG GCTCTTTCAGATCCATACTTCAAAAACTTAGCCAAGGTTGAGAGAGAACCTGCTGCTCAACCAGTTACAAAAATGGAATTTGAATTCGAAAGGAGGAGGATAACCAAGGAAGATGTGCGGGAACTAATATACCGGGAGATTCTTGAATATCATCcaaagatgttgaaggagtTCTTGGAGGGTTCAGAGCCTACTGGCTTCATGTATCCAAG TGCTGTTGACCAATTTAagaagcaatttgcttatcttgAGGAGCATTATGGAAAGGGTGGTACTGTTGCGCCACCTGAAAGGCAGCATGCTTCATTACCTAG GCAGCGGATGCTATATTCAAATGATACAGCGCATGGTGTTGCTGAAGTGACGAATGATCTTACTAAATGTTGCATCAAAGATGGCGAGAGGTCGCATACGGACAAGACTTCTGGCATCCCAGTAACAAGACCACCAATTCAAGTGCCTCAAAATATTCAAG CAGGAGCTGCTGCAAGGCCTGGGAAAGTTGTGGGTTCTGTCTTGCGGTACAACAATTGCGGAGCTGCAGCTGCAGCCACAGAGTCTCTTGAACATCGACGAAGCGTTAGGAGTCCTGCTGTTCCAGCACAATATGCTGTTCCTAGCTCTTCTTACCCTAGAAGGAACCCAGGTTGCAAAAACGAAAAGGTGGAGGATACGATTGAAGGATCCAACGGTCTGCAGCCAAAACCTGCATTCACAGCAACAAGAAAAGTGGCTGCTGCTCAAGGTGTTCCTGGAAATCAGTGGTATTGA
- the LOC108202743 gene encoding mitogen-activated protein kinase 15 isoform X2, protein MQPGQSKKGSADVDFFTEYGEGNRYKIEEVIGKGSYGVVCSAYDTHLGEKVAIKKINDIFEHVSDATRILREIKLLRLLRHPDIVEIKHILLPPSRREFRDIYVVFELMESDLHQVIKANDDLTPEHYQFFLYQLLRGLKYIHTANVFHRDLKPKNILANADCKLKICDFGLARVAFNDTPTAIFWTDYVATRWYRAPELCGSFFSKYTPAIDIWSIGCIFAELLTGKPLFPGKNVVHQLDIMTDFLGTPSPEAIARIRNEKARRYLSSMRRKRPVPFSQKFPNADPLALRLLERMLAFEPKDRPSAEEALSDPYFKNLAKVEREPAAQPVTKMEFEFERRRITKEDVRELIYREILEYHPKMLKEFLEGSEPTGFMYPSAVDQFKKQFAYLEEHYGKGGTVAPPERQHASLPRQRMLYSNDTAHGVAEVTNDLTKCCIKDGERSHTDKTSGIPVTRPPIQVPQNIQGAAARPGKVVGSVLRYNNCGAAAAATESLEHRRSVRSPAVPAQYAVPSSSYPRRNPGCKNEKVEDTIEGSNGLQPKPAFTATRKVAAAQGVPGNQWY, encoded by the exons ATGCAGCCTGGTCAGAGTAAAAAG GGATCTGCAGATGTAGATTTTTTCACAGAATATGGAGAGGGGAACAGGTACAAGATAGAAGAAGTAATTGGTAAAGGGAGCTATGGTGTTGTTTGCTCTGCATATGATACCCATCTTGGGGAGAAAGTCgccatcaaaaaaattaatgatatattCGAACATGTTTCCGATGCCACTCGCATTCTTCGTGAGATTAAGCTACTTAGACTCCTACGGCATCCGGACATAGTCGAAATAAAACACATCTTATTGCCTCCTTCTAGAAGGGAATTTAGAGACATTTATGTAGTTTTTGAACTAATGGAATCCGATTTACATCAAGTAATTAAAGCAAATGATGATCTGACTCCGGAGCATTATCAGTTCTTCCTTTATCAGCTGCTTCGAGGCCTGAAGTACATACATACAG CAAATGTGTTTCATCGGGATCTGAAGCCTAAAAACATCTTGGCAAATGCTGATTGCAAATTAAAGATCTGTGACTTTGGACTTGCACGAGTAGCTTTCAATGATACCCCTACTGCCATATTTTGGACA GATTATGTTGCAACAAGATGGTACAGAGCTCCTGAATTGTGTGGATCCTTCTTCTCTAAG TATACACCCGCAATAGACATTTGGAGCATTGGCTGCATCTTTGCCGAACTTTTGACTGGAAAACCCCTCTTTCCAGGGAAAAATGTTGTCCATCAGTTGGACATCATGACTGATTTTCTTGGGACTCCTTCTCCTGAAGCCATAGCTAGG ATAAGAAACGAGAAAGCAAGGAGATATTTGAGCAGCATGAGGAGGAAGAGGCCTGTTCCTTTTTCCCAAAAGTTCCCTAATGCGGATCCCCTGGCACTTCGTTTGTTAGAAAGGATGCTTGCTTTTGAACCCAAAGATAGACCTTCAGCTGAAGAG GCTCTTTCAGATCCATACTTCAAAAACTTAGCCAAGGTTGAGAGAGAACCTGCTGCTCAACCAGTTACAAAAATGGAATTTGAATTCGAAAGGAGGAGGATAACCAAGGAAGATGTGCGGGAACTAATATACCGGGAGATTCTTGAATATCATCcaaagatgttgaaggagtTCTTGGAGGGTTCAGAGCCTACTGGCTTCATGTATCCAAG TGCTGTTGACCAATTTAagaagcaatttgcttatcttgAGGAGCATTATGGAAAGGGTGGTACTGTTGCGCCACCTGAAAGGCAGCATGCTTCATTACCTAG GCAGCGGATGCTATATTCAAATGATACAGCGCATGGTGTTGCTGAAGTGACGAATGATCTTACTAAATGTTGCATCAAAGATGGCGAGAGGTCGCATACGGACAAGACTTCTGGCATCCCAGTAACAAGACCACCAATTCAAGTGCCTCAAAATATTCAAG GAGCTGCTGCAAGGCCTGGGAAAGTTGTGGGTTCTGTCTTGCGGTACAACAATTGCGGAGCTGCAGCTGCAGCCACAGAGTCTCTTGAACATCGACGAAGCGTTAGGAGTCCTGCTGTTCCAGCACAATATGCTGTTCCTAGCTCTTCTTACCCTAGAAGGAACCCAGGTTGCAAAAACGAAAAGGTGGAGGATACGATTGAAGGATCCAACGGTCTGCAGCCAAAACCTGCATTCACAGCAACAAGAAAAGTGGCTGCTGCTCAAGGTGTTCCTGGAAATCAGTGGTATTGA
- the LOC108202722 gene encoding eukaryotic peptide chain release factor subunit 1-2, with protein sequence MSDSHETDNNIEIWKIKKLIKALEAARGNGTSMISLIMPPKDQVSRVTKMLGDEYGTASNIKSRVNRQSVLGAITSAQQRLKLYNRVPPNGLVLYIGTIVTDEGKEKKVTFDFEPFRPINASLYLCDNKFHTEALNELLESDDKFGFIVMDGNGTLFGTLSGNTREVLHKFTVDLPKKHGRGGQSALRFARLRMEKRHNYVRKTAELATQFYINPATSQPNVAGLILAGSADFKTELSQSDMFDQRLQAKILNVVDVSYGGENGFNQAIELSAEILSNVKFIQEKRLIGKYFDEISQDTGKYVFGVEDTLKALEMGAVEILIVWENLDINRYVLKHGTTNEIIIKHLNKEQESDQGNFRDSETNAELEVQDKMSLLEWFASEYKNFGCSLEFVTNKSQEGSQFCRGFGGIGGILRYQLDIRSFDDLSDDEVYEDSD encoded by the coding sequence ATGTCGGACAGTCATGAAACTGATAATAACATTGAGATCTGGAAGATCAAAAAGCTTATCAAGGCTCTTGAAGCTGCTCGTGGAAATGGAACCAGTATGATATCTTTAATTATGCCTCCCAAAGATCAAGTATCTCGAGTTACAAAGATGCTTGGGGATGAATACGGCACTGCTTCAAACATAAAAAGTAGGGTAAATCGTCAATCTGTTTTAGGTGCAATCACATCTGCTCAGCAAAGGCTAAAGCTGTACAATAGGGTTCCTCCAAATGGGCTTGTGCTTTACATAGGGACTATAGTCACTGATGAAGGGAAGGAGAAGAAGGTTACATTTGACTTTGAGCCCTTCAGGCCTATCAATGCCTCTCTTTATCTTTGTGACAACAAGTTCCATACTGAAGCTCTGAATGAACTTTTAGAATCTGATGACAAGTTTGGCTTCATAGTTATGGATGGTAATGGGACCCTTTTTGGAACATTGAGTGGAAACACGAGAGAGGTTCTTCATAAGTTCACGGTTGATCTCCCGAAGAAACATGGAAGAGGAGGGCAGTCAGCTCTTCGTTTTGCTCGCCTCCGAATGGAGAAGCGCCACAACTATGTAAGGAAGACAGCAGAGCTTGCCACACAGTTTTATATTAATCCTGCCACCAGTCAGCCTAATGTTGCAGGATTAATACTTGCTGGATCTGCAGACTTCAAAACTGAGCTGAGTCAGTCTGATATGTTTGATCAACGTCTTCAGGCAAAGATTTTGAATGTTGTAGATGTTTCTTATGGGGGAGAAAATGGATTTAATCAAGCTATTGAATTATCAGCAGAGATACTCTCCAATGTGAAGTTTATACAGGAAAAGCGCTTGATAGGCAAATACTTTGATGAAATTAGTCAGGATACTGGAAAGTATGTGTTTGGCGTGGAAGATACTTTAAAGGCTCTGGAGATGGGTGCTGTTGAAATTCTTATTGTGTGGGAGAATCTGGATATTAACAGATATGTTCTTAAGCATGGCACTACAAATGAAATAATCATAAAGCACTTGAACAAAGAACAAGAGTCTGATCAAGGCAATTTCCGTGACTCAGAAACAAATGCTGAGCTAGAGGTTCAGGACAAGATGTCACTGCTTGAGTGGTTTGCCAGTGAATACAAAAACTTTGGTTGCTCACTTGAGTTCGTTACAAACAAATCGCAAGAGGGATCTCAGTTTTGCAGAGGTTTTGGAGGAATTGGGGGAATCCTTCGCTACCAGCTTGATATACGATCTTTTGATGATCTCTCTGATGATGAAGTTTATGAAGATTCTGACTAG
- the LOC108203052 gene encoding BTB/POZ and MATH domain-containing protein 2, with protein sequence MENSRVSNHSSTSASLTNTTNASHQFNITGYALSKGMGIGRYIASDTFMVGGHCWAIYFYPDGKSTEDNSTYVSLFIALASEGTDVRALFELSLMDQSGKERHKVHSHFGRVLDSGPYTLKYRGSMWGYKRFLKRTTLETSDYLKNDCLLVKCTVGVVESHTEGPKIYSISAPPSDIGQHFGKLLENGDGADLKIEVDGEFFTAHKLVLAARSPVFKAQLFGPMKDRDTECIKIEEMEASAFKALLHFIYWDSLPDMEDLSDPSSKWVSSLMAQHLLAAADRYGLVRLRSLCEAKLCEDIAINTVATTLALADQHHCFQLKSLCLKFIALPKNLKAVMQTDGFDYLQQSCPSVISELLLCVARVNEHSVISNGHGDEASLDGADINGRRVKQRIY encoded by the exons ATGGAAAATTCTAGGGTTTCAAACCACTCCTCCACCTCCGCCTCCCTCACCAACACCACCAACGCCTCCCACCAATTCAACATCACCGGATACGCCTTGTCCAAAGGCATGGGGATCGGAAGGTACATTGCCTCCGACACGTTTATGGTGGGTGGACATTGCTGGGCCATTTACTTTTACCCCGACGGAAAGAGTACTGAGGATAATTCCACCTACGTCTCGTTGTTTATTGCGCTGGCTAGTGAAGGGACCGATGTGAGGGCGCTGTTTGAGCTGAGTTTGATGGATCAGAGTGGCAAAGAGAGGCATAAGGTGCATTCGCATTTTGGGAGAGTGCTGGATAGTGGTCCATATACGCTGAAGTATCGTGGTAGCATGTG GGGTTATAAACGTTTCCTCAAAAGAACTACTCTGGAAACATCGGATTACCTTAAAAATGATTGCCTCTTGGTTAAGTGTACTGTTGGGGTTGTTGAATCCCATACAGAGGGTCCCAAGATATACTCTATATCTGCACCACCATCGGATATCGGTCAGCATTTTGGGAAACTTTTAGAAAATGGAGATGGAGCTGACTTGAAAATTGAGGTTGATGGGGAATTTTTTACAGCTCACAAGCTGGTTCTTGCTGCACGTTCTCCTGTTTTTAAGGCTCAACTTTTTGGTCCAATGAAAGACAGAGACACAGAATGTATTAAAATCGAGGAAATGGAAGCTTCAGCGTTTAAG GCATTACTCCATTTTATATACTGGGATAGTCTGCCTGACATGGAAGATCTTAGTGATCCAAGTTCCAAATGGGTTTCTTCTTTGATGGCCCAGCATCTGCTAGCAGCAGCAGACAGATATGGGCTTGTGAGGCTTAGGTCACTCTGTGAAGCTAAGCTTTGTGAGGATATTGCCATTAATACTGTAGCCACGACTTTAGCTTTGGCAGATCAGCATCATTGTTTCCAGCTGAAGTCTCTGTGTCTCAAATTTATTGCCCTTCCCAAAAATCTAAAAG CTGTAATGCAAACAGATGGATTTGATTACTTACAGCAGAGTTGCCCTTCCGTCATCTCTGAGTTGTTGCTGTGTGTAGCAAGGGTCAACGAACATTCTGTTATCTCTAATGGTCATGGGGATGAAGCTTCTCTTGATGGCGCTGATATAAATGGTAGGCGGGTGAAACAAAGAATATACTGA